One stretch of Phycisphaerae bacterium DNA includes these proteins:
- a CDS encoding prepilin-type N-terminal cleavage/methylation domain-containing protein — MSRRTCRGFTLIEVLVVVSLIALLIAVLVPSLANARDQAQTVVCKTRLRELYYGHLFYAHEQKQFFPHYEWWLWDAHPIPSYNYPEAMMYYFPDLYAKTGGKYPSDSSRWVEFGQIHRYMKDKEMYFCPKDRKRRIGVAIGAGGAYGSKPIHSYSRVLETHYFSLWHVKGNRNVSPQEGVLDATDFLSIERITPKNLGVEASTYLSEFYGKPTRCRTTPDRVALLFEEWPNGEGDSLISTDRSAASSSLVSMDNGTSFPALGDFFAMRHRQKSNVLYWDGHTAMADARCNNHTKDRMAAYVIMGAGR, encoded by the coding sequence ATGTCGCGTCGCACGTGCCGGGGGTTCACGCTGATTGAGGTGCTGGTGGTGGTCAGCCTGATCGCCCTGCTGATCGCGGTTCTTGTGCCGTCGCTTGCGAACGCCCGGGACCAGGCCCAGACGGTGGTGTGCAAGACGCGTTTGCGGGAGCTGTATTACGGCCACCTGTTTTACGCTCACGAACAGAAGCAGTTCTTCCCGCACTACGAGTGGTGGTTGTGGGATGCGCATCCGATCCCGAGCTACAATTACCCGGAAGCGATGATGTATTACTTTCCGGACCTGTATGCCAAGACGGGGGGCAAGTACCCGTCGGACTCGAGCCGGTGGGTGGAGTTCGGCCAGATCCACAGGTACATGAAGGACAAGGAGATGTACTTCTGTCCGAAGGACAGGAAGCGGCGTATCGGGGTAGCGATCGGGGCGGGCGGGGCTTACGGCAGCAAGCCGATTCACAGTTACTCGCGGGTGCTGGAGACGCATTACTTCTCGCTCTGGCATGTCAAAGGCAACCGCAACGTAAGCCCGCAGGAGGGGGTGCTCGATGCGACCGATTTTCTGTCGATTGAGCGCATCACGCCCAAGAATCTGGGCGTGGAGGCGTCGACGTATCTCAGCGAGTTTTACGGCAAGCCCACGCGATGCAGGACGACGCCGGACCGGGTCGCGTTGTTGTTCGAGGAGTGGCCCAACGGCGAGGGAGACTCGTTGATCTCGACGGACAGGTCCGCTGCGAGCAGTTCCCTCGTTTCGATGGACAATGGTACGAGTTTTCCGGCGTTGGGCGACTTCTTCGCCATGCGTCACCGGCAGAAATCGAATGTTCTGTACTGGGACGGTCACACGGCGATGGCCGACGCCAGGTGCAACAATCACACCAAGGATCGGATGGCGGCTTACGTGATCATGGGCGCCGGCCGGTAG
- a CDS encoding ABC transporter permease gives MNGFRAILLKEFSHIRRDRSTLIFALFVPVLQLTLFGYAINVTIDNIPLAVFDLDRRQESRRLIDAMCNTRTFRVIEHTADRQTLQRAMTSGRAKTGILIPADYSERLLRGEQAQVQVLIDGSDSQVASTALNAVSLLVVQLSTGKAKAVVEAAQIAPSRDPRGRPALPIEARARLLYNPDLESSHFFVPGLIAIILQLVLVFMTSFSIVKEREQGTLEQLFVTPVGRAALLFGKLIPYALLALAELLVILVGMNAVFKVPVHGSLPLLILLSSLFIVTALGLGLLISTLATTQLQAMQFAFLIMMPSVLLSGFMFPRSEMPLPIYLISCILPVTYFVEILRGVILRAADATDLIPHIAGLVICCLVILGLSLTRFRKQLD, from the coding sequence ATGAACGGCTTCCGGGCTATCCTCCTCAAGGAATTCTCCCACATCCGCCGCGATCGCTCCACCCTCATCTTCGCCCTCTTCGTCCCCGTACTCCAATTGACCCTCTTCGGCTACGCCATCAACGTCACCATCGATAACATCCCCCTCGCGGTCTTCGATCTGGACCGCCGGCAGGAGAGCCGCCGACTCATCGATGCCATGTGCAACACGCGAACGTTTCGCGTCATCGAACACACCGCGGATAGGCAAACACTCCAACGCGCGATGACCAGCGGGCGAGCTAAAACCGGAATCCTCATCCCCGCCGACTACTCCGAACGGCTGCTCCGCGGCGAACAGGCCCAGGTCCAGGTGCTCATCGACGGCAGCGATTCACAGGTCGCCAGCACGGCCTTGAACGCAGTCAGCCTCCTGGTTGTCCAGCTCTCCACCGGAAAGGCCAAGGCCGTGGTCGAGGCGGCCCAGATCGCCCCGTCACGCGATCCCCGCGGCCGCCCGGCCTTGCCAATCGAGGCCCGCGCCCGCCTGCTCTACAACCCCGACCTCGAAAGCTCACACTTCTTCGTCCCGGGCTTGATCGCCATTATCCTGCAACTGGTCCTGGTCTTCATGACCAGCTTCTCCATCGTCAAGGAACGCGAACAGGGAACACTCGAACAGCTCTTCGTGACCCCCGTCGGCCGCGCCGCCTTGCTCTTCGGCAAGCTGATCCCCTACGCCCTCCTGGCCCTCGCCGAACTCCTCGTCATCCTCGTGGGTATGAACGCCGTGTTCAAGGTGCCTGTCCACGGAAGCCTCCCGCTGCTCATCCTCCTGTCGTCCTTGTTCATCGTCACCGCCCTCGGACTGGGACTGCTGATCTCTACCCTCGCAACCACCCAGCTGCAGGCCATGCAGTTCGCGTTCCTCATCATGATGCCCTCCGTACTGCTGTCCGGCTTCATGTTCCCGCGCTCGGAAATGCCCCTCCCAATCTACCTCATCAGCTGCATCCTCCCAGTAACCTACTTCGTGGAAATCCTCCGCGGCGTGATCCTCCGCGCGGCCGACGCAACCGACCTCATACCCCATATCGCCGGGCTGGTGATCTGTTGCCTCGTCATCCTCGGCCTCAGCCTCACCAGGTTCCGCAAACAGCTGGATTGA